One Cohnella candidum genomic region harbors:
- a CDS encoding LysE/ArgO family amino acid transporter, with protein sequence MISAFIHGFILAIGLIIPLGVQNFFVFSQGASRRFGRTVPISVTAGICDTLLILLAVSGVSVVVLNFVWMKTVLVVLGSLFLLYMGYMSWKAKPDTNKKDGHAGATTAKLVSYTMMISILNPHAILDTIGVIGTSSIQYAGYEKVAFTGACVAVSWMWFFFLAALGHFVGSKDPTGKLVGALNKLSAIVMWAAAVYLVKTL encoded by the coding sequence ATGATTTCGGCATTCATCCACGGGTTTATTTTGGCCATCGGATTGATTATTCCGCTTGGGGTTCAGAACTTTTTCGTATTCTCGCAGGGCGCGTCTAGGCGGTTCGGGCGCACGGTTCCCATCTCCGTTACGGCCGGGATCTGCGATACGCTTCTCATATTGCTCGCCGTTTCCGGCGTTTCCGTAGTCGTCCTCAATTTCGTCTGGATGAAAACGGTGCTGGTCGTGCTCGGTTCGCTATTCCTGCTGTACATGGGGTACATGTCCTGGAAGGCGAAGCCGGATACGAACAAGAAGGATGGGCACGCGGGCGCGACGACCGCGAAGCTGGTCAGCTACACGATGATGATTTCGATCCTCAATCCGCACGCGATCCTTGATACGATCGGCGTCATCGGAACGAGCTCGATTCAATATGCCGGTTACGAGAAAGTCGCGTTCACCGGGGCGTGCGTCGCGGTCTCTTGGATGTGGTTTTTCTTCCTGGCTGCGCTGGGACATTTTGTCGGCAGTAAGGATCCGACGGGCAAGCTGGTCGGCGCGCTGAACAAGCTGTCCGCGATCGTCATGTGGGCGGCGGCCGTTTATTTGGTAAAGACATTGTAG
- a CDS encoding GNAT family N-acetyltransferase, with amino-acid sequence MVPTLDLIERIERSEIAYMSDRMAAITERAGNPEGVEVARFGDAVAYYSATMPWPAFNTVKGIRSLDGGLLDEIVTFYRERNRKAQFEIVPGLADLRVMRLLAERGFYQSGFHASMVAVPQERAADSAVGDGISIREIGRDEFETYAAIHCRGTGLPDDGIPYVMANNLVLHGRPGWKFYLARCEGQPAAVGVMHIGKGVASFTFAATLPEFRNKGLQRALLGKRMEVAEEHGCSLVVSQCAYLSPTIAIWSGLA; translated from the coding sequence ATGGTGCCGACGCTTGATCTCATCGAACGAATCGAACGGTCCGAAATCGCATATATGTCCGACAGGATGGCGGCGATCACGGAGAGGGCGGGCAATCCGGAGGGCGTCGAGGTGGCGCGGTTCGGAGATGCTGTTGCTTACTATAGCGCCACGATGCCTTGGCCGGCGTTCAATACGGTGAAAGGCATCCGTTCGTTGGATGGCGGGTTGTTGGACGAGATTGTCACCTTCTATCGTGAGAGAAACCGCAAAGCCCAATTCGAGATCGTGCCCGGGTTGGCGGATCTACGAGTCATGCGTTTACTGGCGGAGCGGGGGTTTTACCAGTCGGGGTTTCACGCTTCGATGGTTGCCGTTCCGCAGGAGCGGGCGGCGGATTCGGCTGTTGGGGATGGGATTTCGATTCGGGAGATCGGCCGCGACGAGTTCGAGACGTACGCCGCCATCCACTGCCGGGGAACCGGGCTCCCCGATGATGGAATTCCTTACGTGATGGCGAACAACCTGGTGCTGCACGGACGTCCGGGTTGGAAATTCTATCTGGCCAGGTGTGAGGGGCAACCGGCAGCGGTCGGCGTGATGCACATCGGAAAAGGTGTCGCTTCGTTTACGTTTGCCGCCACGCTTCCCGAGTTTAGGAACAAAGGGCTGCAACGGGCGTTGTTGGGCAAACGGATGGAAGTCGCGGAGGAGCATGGATGCTCCCTTGTCGTTAGCCAATGCGCGTACTTGTCGCCCACCATCGCAATATGGAGCGGGTTGGCATGA
- a CDS encoding LysE/ArgO family amino acid transporter yields the protein MTPWLQGIVLGLSIAAPVGPIGLLCIRTTLSHGRLLGFLSGLGAATADGLYGAIAALGLTVVTQFLVGRSGWIQLVGALFLLYLAYRTFRAPIVEDGETIRSGGGRGYAATYFTTLFLTLTNPMTIVSFLGIFAGLNVSGDTGSALELVTGVFSGSALWWLLLCGIVGMVRRVVSRTAMRWLNLLSGSVLLIYGLASLYRLIV from the coding sequence ATGACGCCTTGGTTGCAAGGGATCGTGCTAGGTTTGTCCATCGCCGCGCCGGTCGGGCCGATCGGGCTGCTGTGCATTCGGACGACGCTGAGTCATGGCCGGCTGCTCGGTTTTCTATCCGGACTCGGGGCCGCGACGGCGGACGGTTTGTATGGGGCGATTGCCGCGTTGGGTCTGACGGTTGTGACGCAGTTCCTCGTGGGGCGGTCCGGTTGGATTCAGTTGGTTGGCGCTTTGTTTTTGCTGTATTTGGCCTATCGGACGTTCAGGGCTCCGATCGTGGAAGATGGAGAGACCATACGTTCCGGTGGAGGCCGGGGGTATGCGGCGACGTATTTCACGACGCTGTTTCTCACTTTGACGAATCCGATGACGATCGTTTCGTTCCTTGGCATTTTCGCGGGTCTGAACGTGAGCGGGGATACGGGATCGGCGCTTGAGCTCGTCACCGGCGTGTTCTCCGGTTCGGCGCTGTGGTGGCTGTTGCTTTGCGGAATCGTCGGGATGGTGCGCCGCGTGGTGAGCCGGACCGCGATGCGGTGGCTGAACCTTTTGTCCGGGTCGGTACTGTTGATCTACGGCTTAGCGAGTCTGTATCGGTTGATCGTATGA
- a CDS encoding GNAT family N-acetyltransferase — translation MVDLLFRELKREDMDVICTFPQSMDELFYMSPRSAYPPTPEDLWQKASERRFPTVVYEAESGSVVAYANLYDWNEEDASCWLGNVVVAPGSRGGGGAAAFLLESMIEQARVKLGAKRLRLYCHNPNTRAMLFYIKHGFAPNGGYKIVEHPHAHRVVVFEMEKSLAEG, via the coding sequence ATGGTGGACTTGTTGTTTCGTGAGTTGAAGCGGGAAGACATGGACGTGATTTGTACGTTTCCCCAGAGTATGGATGAGCTGTTCTACATGAGCCCAAGATCGGCTTATCCGCCGACGCCGGAAGACCTGTGGCAGAAGGCTTCCGAACGTCGGTTTCCGACGGTCGTGTACGAAGCGGAATCCGGATCGGTCGTCGCCTATGCCAATTTGTATGACTGGAATGAGGAAGATGCGTCGTGCTGGCTCGGCAACGTGGTCGTGGCTCCCGGGAGCAGAGGGGGCGGCGGGGCCGCGGCGTTTTTGCTCGAATCGATGATAGAGCAAGCACGCGTTAAGTTGGGTGCCAAGCGGCTGAGGCTGTACTGTCACAATCCGAACACGAGGGCGATGTTATTTTACATAAAGCACGGATTCGCGCCGAACGGCGGGTATAAAATCGTCGAGCATCCGCATGCGCACAGGGTTGTCGTTTTCGAAATGGAAAAATCGCTAGCTGAGGGATGA
- a CDS encoding TIR domain-containing protein, whose amino-acid sequence MARKVFVSYHHANDQTRATHLRDTYGSNDTLIDRSLPDAYDSANDDYILQLIRQNHLKESTVTIVLIGSETYKRKWVDWEIYSSLRPYGSRSRNGLLGIYLPNYGEVPARLLDNINSGYAVTMNWGNISWQLTSKIEEAFQNRDKDHLVRNSRTRRQRNS is encoded by the coding sequence GTGGCGCGCAAAGTATTTGTAAGTTATCATCATGCGAATGATCAAACAAGAGCTACTCATCTGAGAGATACATATGGTTCCAACGACACACTGATAGATCGCTCATTACCTGACGCATATGATAGTGCGAATGATGACTACATTTTACAATTGATAAGGCAAAATCATTTAAAAGAATCGACCGTGACTATTGTGCTTATTGGAAGTGAAACTTATAAGCGTAAATGGGTCGATTGGGAGATTTATTCTTCTTTAAGACCATATGGAAGTAGATCTAGGAATGGGCTTCTTGGTATTTACCTTCCTAATTACGGTGAAGTACCGGCAAGATTATTGGATAATATTAATAGTGGTTACGCAGTCACGATGAACTGGGGAAATATCTCATGGCAACTAACTAGCAAAATCGAAGAAGCGTTTCAAAATAGAGATAAAGACCACCTCGTTAGAAATTCAAGGACGAGGAGACAACGGAACAGCTGA
- a CDS encoding DUF1883 domain-containing protein has protein sequence MSYTYYNMGHLQRGQVVEVTLSGNAANVRLMDSSNYNNYKNGRNHRYYGGLAKRSPVNLTVPSSGNWHVTVDLNGLRGSVRSSVRVLPSPLPTIQDRPLSSVPSLIHRQGVYDENSVDDVRDFDVFISHASEDKDEVVRDLALALQNEGLQVWYDEFELRIGDSLRRKIDKGLARSKFGIVVLSPYFISKGWTNYELDGIITKAVTGEQVILPIWHNITKKEVIDYSPSLADKLARSTATHTVEEIATEISTLIKGQ, from the coding sequence ATGAGCTATACCTATTACAACATGGGGCATCTTCAAAGAGGACAAGTTGTTGAAGTAACACTATCAGGAAATGCAGCAAATGTCAGGCTAATGGATAGTAGCAATTATAATAATTACAAGAATGGTCGAAATCACCGCTATTATGGTGGACTGGCTAAACGTTCACCTGTCAACTTAACAGTTCCTAGCTCTGGTAATTGGCATGTAACGGTCGATCTGAATGGTTTAAGGGGATCTGTGAGATCTTCAGTTCGTGTACTCCCTAGCCCATTACCAACCATACAAGATAGACCACTTTCTTCAGTACCTTCACTCATTCATAGACAAGGTGTATATGACGAAAATTCTGTAGATGACGTTAGAGATTTTGATGTCTTTATATCGCATGCTTCTGAAGATAAAGATGAGGTTGTCCGTGATCTGGCGTTAGCTTTACAAAATGAGGGATTACAAGTTTGGTATGATGAATTTGAATTGCGAATTGGTGATAGCCTTCGTAGAAAGATAGATAAAGGACTTGCAAGAAGTAAATTTGGAATTGTTGTATTGTCCCCTTATTTTATAAGTAAAGGTTGGACAAATTACGAATTAGATGGAATCATTACAAAAGCTGTTACCGGGGAACAGGTTATTCTACCTATTTGGCATAACATCACTAAAAAAGAGGTAATTGATTATAGCCCTTCACTTGCTGATAAATTAGCCAGAAGTACTGCTACACATACTGTTGAAGAGATTGCTACTGAGATATCTACCTTAATAAAGGGGCAATAA
- a CDS encoding NUDIX domain-containing protein, with protein sequence MELGESLEEAAARELYEEAGLRAQTLKFITFLSGKDMYYRYPHGDEIYNVAAVYEAIGIEGTPRVNDEEGLELRYFSLEEPIAYLNPSVEHILRRAGYIRNW encoded by the coding sequence TTGGAGCTTGGGGAGTCCCTGGAAGAAGCCGCTGCTCGGGAGCTTTATGAAGAGGCAGGGCTGCGAGCCCAAACGCTGAAATTCATTACGTTCTTATCCGGCAAGGATATGTATTACCGATACCCGCATGGAGATGAAATTTATAACGTCGCGGCTGTGTATGAAGCTATCGGGATAGAAGGTACGCCGCGCGTGAACGATGAAGAGGGATTGGAGTTGCGATACTTTTCTCTCGAAGAACCGATAGCCTACTTGAATCCATCCGTCGAGCACATTTTAAGAAGAGCAGGTTATATCCGCAATTGGTGA
- a CDS encoding pentapeptide repeat-containing protein, translated as MELKKEKLALQMADISGSTFDKVNAQALIFDNVNLAGSKVNNANMSGVSFSDVNLSELKMSDANLSGARIEHANMSHLVVDHVHLFGTEFTNVVLPQEGDGNYLPDGQYKPIVFRNCNLSNMEIIDCDITGLKINGILIEELLKGK; from the coding sequence ATGGAGTTGAAAAAAGAGAAGCTAGCATTACAAATGGCAGACATCTCTGGTTCCACATTCGATAAAGTCAATGCTCAAGCGCTTATATTCGATAACGTTAACCTGGCCGGTTCGAAGGTGAACAATGCCAATATGAGCGGAGTTTCGTTTAGCGACGTCAATCTGTCCGAGCTTAAAATGTCCGACGCGAACTTGTCTGGTGCCCGAATCGAGCATGCGAACATGAGCCATCTCGTCGTCGATCACGTCCACTTGTTCGGAACGGAGTTCACGAACGTCGTACTTCCTCAAGAAGGCGACGGCAATTATCTCCCGGACGGCCAGTATAAACCGATTGTTTTCCGCAACTGTAACCTATCCAATATGGAAATCATCGATTGCGATATCACGGGATTGAAAATCAACGGTATTTTAATTGAAGAGTTACTCAAAGGAAAATAG
- a CDS encoding FMN-binding negative transcriptional regulator: MYVPKYFAEEDQNTLYDFIDHHGFGVLFSTHDGAPAATHLPLTLDRNSGVLYGHFARQNPQWKDIAGQRALAVFQGPHSYISSSWYETPQSVPTWNYVAVHVYGTVELIEDPAELLACLNDLVKQYEEPGSGYGIDETNLDFVRGLSQGIAGFKLKIDRIEGKWKLSQNHSKERRERVIEQLERIPSDNAKGIAKLMRDTLNQ, from the coding sequence ATGTACGTGCCCAAATACTTCGCAGAGGAAGACCAAAATACTTTATACGACTTCATCGATCATCACGGTTTCGGCGTGTTGTTTTCGACTCATGACGGAGCTCCGGCTGCGACGCATCTACCTCTGACGCTGGATCGGAACTCGGGAGTTCTGTATGGACATTTTGCCCGGCAGAATCCGCAGTGGAAGGATATCGCCGGACAACGGGCTTTGGCCGTGTTCCAAGGCCCTCACAGCTATATTTCCTCCTCTTGGTATGAGACACCGCAGTCCGTGCCGACATGGAACTATGTCGCCGTACATGTGTACGGTACCGTCGAACTGATTGAAGATCCTGCCGAGCTGCTGGCTTGTTTGAACGATCTCGTGAAGCAATATGAGGAGCCAGGCAGCGGCTACGGTATTGATGAGACGAATCTTGATTTCGTTCGCGGTCTGAGCCAAGGAATCGCGGGTTTCAAGTTGAAAATCGACCGTATCGAAGGCAAATGGAAGCTTAGCCAAAACCATTCGAAAGAACGCCGGGAACGCGTGATTGAGCAACTCGAACGGATCCCAAGCGACAATGCGAAGGGCATCGCGAAGTTGATGAGAGATACTTTGAATCAGTAA
- a CDS encoding RidA family protein, with amino-acid sequence MTSPSIEDRLKELKITLPSASDPAAKYANFVMVNDLIFVSGKGPAGKPKGKLGIEFSTEDGYLFARQTGLEVLAVLQSALGTLDRVKRAVKIQGFVNASAEFEEHHKVLNGCSDLLIEVFGERGVHSRSVFGAVSVRDNLPIIVDSIFQIEP; translated from the coding sequence ATGACTTCACCATCCATTGAGGATCGGCTCAAGGAATTGAAAATCACGCTGCCTTCGGCGAGCGACCCGGCTGCTAAGTACGCGAATTTCGTCATGGTGAACGATTTGATTTTCGTATCCGGGAAAGGTCCGGCGGGAAAACCGAAAGGCAAGCTGGGCATCGAGTTTTCGACGGAAGACGGCTATCTGTTCGCCAGGCAAACCGGATTGGAAGTGTTGGCCGTGCTTCAATCAGCGCTGGGCACGCTTGACCGGGTGAAGCGGGCCGTTAAAATCCAGGGCTTCGTAAATGCGAGCGCCGAGTTTGAGGAGCATCACAAGGTGTTAAACGGCTGTTCCGATCTCTTGATCGAAGTGTTCGGAGAGAGAGGCGTTCATTCGCGGTCGGTATTCGGTGCTGTCTCAGTACGCGACAATCTGCCGATCATTGTGGATTCGATCTTTCAAATCGAGCCATAA
- a CDS encoding SRPBCC family protein, which yields MLRVETHVDIAAPIERCFDLATNIDVHTRTVWKHTREKAVGGVVSGMIDSGETVTFEATHLGVRQRLTSKITEYRRPYMFVDEMQKGAFKRLRHIHEFETHGSMTRMKDTLEFEAPLGILGRIAERLVLKTYMRRFLKHRNRQLKELAEKEDSQ from the coding sequence GTGCTAAGGGTGGAAACTCACGTGGATATCGCGGCGCCGATTGAGCGGTGCTTCGATTTGGCAACAAATATAGACGTCCATACTCGGACCGTATGGAAGCACACACGGGAGAAGGCTGTCGGCGGTGTCGTATCCGGCATGATTGACTCGGGGGAAACGGTCACCTTCGAAGCGACCCATTTGGGCGTTCGGCAAAGGTTGACCTCCAAAATCACGGAATACCGGCGTCCCTATATGTTCGTTGACGAGATGCAGAAGGGCGCTTTCAAGCGTTTGAGGCATATTCATGAATTCGAAACGCACGGGAGCATGACTCGGATGAAAGACACGCTCGAGTTCGAAGCGCCGCTGGGCATCTTGGGCAGGATCGCCGAAAGACTCGTGTTGAAGACTTATATGAGGCGGTTTCTGAAGCACCGGAATCGACAATTGAAAGAGTTGGCCGAAAAGGAGGATTCTCAATGA
- a CDS encoding NAD-dependent epimerase/dehydratase family protein, with protein sequence MKIFVAGAAGAIGRLLLPQLVQAGHEVTGMTRNPDRMDLIRKMGATPLAADALDREAMLSIIRVAQPDVVMHQLTSLGSMNFADNSRIRIEGTRNLVDAAREAGVKKMIAQSISFAYAPGDTPATEEDPLDKEAPVPRKHTVEGVIALENAVAEMPEYVILRYGSFYGPGTWYGKDGSMAEKTMHGEIPATDGITSFLHVEDAARAAVLALDWPSGTVNIVDDEPAQGTVWVPVYAAALGAPEPKIQSGRNHWERGASNAKARLEYGWEPLYPTWRTGFSRSLS encoded by the coding sequence ATGAAAATATTCGTTGCCGGAGCGGCCGGCGCGATCGGACGGTTGCTGCTCCCTCAACTGGTTCAGGCGGGGCATGAAGTCACGGGAATGACCCGGAATCCGGATCGTATGGATCTCATTCGCAAAATGGGGGCGACCCCCCTGGCGGCTGACGCATTGGACCGGGAAGCGATGCTGTCCATTATCCGCGTGGCACAACCGGACGTCGTCATGCATCAGCTCACGTCACTCGGCTCTATGAACTTCGCGGACAATTCGCGCATTCGGATCGAAGGCACGCGGAATCTCGTGGACGCCGCTCGTGAGGCCGGCGTCAAGAAAATGATCGCGCAAAGCATATCGTTTGCCTATGCGCCAGGCGATACGCCTGCGACGGAAGAGGATCCGTTGGATAAAGAAGCTCCGGTGCCGCGAAAACATACGGTGGAAGGGGTCATTGCCCTGGAGAACGCCGTCGCGGAAATGCCCGAGTATGTGATTTTGCGTTACGGCTCCTTCTATGGACCAGGTACTTGGTACGGCAAAGACGGATCGATGGCGGAGAAGACGATGCACGGGGAAATTCCGGCCACGGACGGCATCACTTCTTTCCTTCATGTGGAGGACGCGGCACGCGCTGCCGTGTTAGCTTTGGATTGGCCGTCCGGCACTGTGAACATCGTCGACGACGAGCCAGCCCAAGGGACGGTTTGGGTCCCCGTATACGCAGCGGCATTGGGAGCACCGGAACCTAAAATTCAGTCCGGCCGCAACCATTGGGAACGCGGCGCATCGAACGCCAAGGCTCGCCTCGAGTACGGCTGGGAGCCGTTGTATCCGACTTGGAGAACGGGCTTCTCCCGGAGTTTATCATGA
- a CDS encoding GNAT family N-acetyltransferase — MMNRHLEEYSLNAWPALRTMVHEGWLLRLAEGYTKRSNSVQAIYGGCEQTVDWDRKIAYCEEQYAQAGLDTVFKITPFVPSGLDAKLADRGYMLLDPTSVRVLDRLDSIKIPTMSKATIEETLTEGWLETMAGFNGTSDHGKAVTRKMLTGSPLTQGFCTLYADSVPVACGLGVIEQGHVGLLDIVTDPNCRNRGYGEQLILHILRWARENGAARSYLQVVQNNAPAVRLYEKLGYEEIYTYWYRQKKLG; from the coding sequence ATGATGAATAGACACCTTGAAGAATACTCATTAAACGCCTGGCCGGCCCTTCGGACAATGGTGCACGAGGGTTGGCTGCTCCGATTAGCTGAGGGATACACCAAGCGCTCGAATTCGGTTCAAGCCATTTATGGCGGATGTGAGCAGACAGTAGATTGGGATCGCAAAATCGCTTATTGCGAGGAACAGTATGCCCAAGCCGGCTTAGACACCGTTTTCAAAATTACTCCTTTCGTACCTTCGGGCCTGGATGCAAAGCTTGCCGACAGAGGCTATATGCTGCTGGATCCGACAAGCGTGAGGGTGCTGGATCGGCTGGACTCCATTAAGATTCCAACCATGTCGAAGGCTACAATAGAAGAGACGCTCACGGAAGGCTGGCTTGAAACGATGGCCGGGTTTAACGGTACATCCGATCACGGCAAAGCCGTGACGAGAAAGATGCTGACGGGCAGCCCGCTTACCCAAGGTTTCTGCACGTTGTATGCGGACTCGGTCCCGGTGGCATGCGGCCTCGGCGTCATCGAGCAAGGGCACGTTGGACTGCTCGACATCGTGACGGATCCGAACTGCCGCAACCGGGGATACGGCGAACAGCTCATTTTGCATATTCTTCGATGGGCGAGGGAGAACGGGGCCGCCCGCAGTTACCTGCAAGTCGTACAGAACAACGCTCCCGCCGTCAGACTCTACGAGAAGCTGGGCTATGAGGAAATCTACACCTACTGGTACAGGCAGAAGAAGCTAGGCTGA
- a CDS encoding VOC family protein — translation MVPARVSLITIGARDLPSLRAFYQRLGWAETDVSSDSYAVFRTAGVLLSLFPLQELLHDAGLSADETVQGFKGITLAINVEQPEQVDSLIEAVRTVGGRVTREPSDAFWGGRTAYFFDPENNAWEVAWNPTAVFDERGAMLSF, via the coding sequence ATGGTACCTGCCAGAGTGAGCTTAATTACGATCGGAGCGCGGGATTTGCCGTCGCTTCGCGCATTTTACCAGCGGCTTGGGTGGGCGGAAACCGACGTCAGCTCGGACAGCTATGCGGTGTTTCGGACGGCTGGCGTGTTGCTCTCTTTGTTCCCGCTCCAGGAACTTCTGCATGATGCCGGCTTAAGCGCCGATGAAACGGTGCAAGGCTTCAAAGGAATCACGCTGGCGATTAACGTGGAGCAACCGGAGCAGGTCGATTCGCTGATCGAGGCAGTCCGGACGGTCGGCGGCCGGGTGACCCGCGAGCCGAGCGACGCTTTCTGGGGCGGCCGTACCGCCTATTTCTTCGACCCCGAGAACAATGCGTGGGAAGTGGCTTGGAATCCAACCGCCGTTTTCGATGAACGGGGCGCCATGCTCTCTTTTTAG
- a CDS encoding DJ-1/PfpI family protein, which yields MLVTIVAFDEFTDIDVFLPWDLLNRVNRKDWQVKLVGTASTHTSIAGLTIPMHGDLSDVVQADAVLIASGPGTRKLMKDEDFLAKLQIDPERQLIASMCSGALILGAKGLLRNKQATTYPTAKKLLEQFGVEVVEKDFVNEGNVSTAAGCLAAITLTGWIIERLTDSKTRERVIQSVQPVGAGLYFEEQE from the coding sequence ATGCTCGTTACGATCGTGGCATTTGACGAATTCACGGATATCGACGTTTTCTTGCCTTGGGACTTACTGAATCGGGTAAACCGCAAGGATTGGCAAGTGAAGCTGGTCGGCACGGCGTCGACCCATACTTCCATCGCAGGACTTACCATCCCGATGCACGGCGATCTTAGCGATGTTGTCCAAGCGGACGCCGTTCTGATCGCGAGCGGTCCCGGTACCCGCAAGCTCATGAAGGACGAGGATTTTCTGGCGAAGCTGCAAATCGATCCCGAGAGACAGCTGATCGCGTCCATGTGCTCCGGCGCCTTGATCCTCGGGGCGAAAGGATTGCTTCGGAACAAACAGGCGACTACTTATCCGACGGCTAAGAAACTGCTCGAACAATTCGGCGTCGAAGTGGTGGAAAAGGATTTCGTGAACGAAGGCAACGTGTCCACTGCAGCGGGCTGCTTGGCCGCGATTACGTTGACGGGCTGGATCATCGAGCGGCTGACCGATTCCAAGACACGGGAACGCGTAATCCAATCGGTGCAACCGGTCGGCGCGGGGCTGTATTTTGAGGAGCAGGAGTGA
- a CDS encoding DinB family protein — protein sequence MLKLFQYNWQVREEWFALCRGLPQEELLKERTGGVGSILKTLFHIVEAEYSWIDALKGNSPEEPDFNDYRSLERVEQLQAQYRPDVLAFVEAWTDEQEIHNLIVPWNTNVSCTYGEVMRHVIAHEIHHVGQLSVWSRELGIKPPSANFVGRGLA from the coding sequence ATGCTCAAGTTATTCCAATATAACTGGCAAGTGAGGGAAGAGTGGTTCGCGCTTTGCCGTGGGTTGCCGCAAGAAGAATTGCTGAAGGAAAGGACAGGCGGCGTAGGTTCGATCCTGAAGACGCTGTTTCACATCGTCGAAGCGGAATACAGCTGGATTGACGCGTTGAAGGGTAACTCGCCGGAAGAACCGGACTTCAACGATTACCGTTCGCTGGAACGGGTGGAACAACTTCAGGCACAATATCGGCCGGACGTTTTGGCCTTCGTTGAAGCTTGGACGGATGAGCAAGAGATTCATAATCTCATCGTTCCTTGGAATACGAATGTCTCATGTACATACGGTGAAGTGATGCGGCATGTCATCGCCCATGAAATCCATCACGTCGGCCAGCTCTCCGTATGGTCGAGGGAACTGGGCATCAAGCCTCCGTCCGCGAACTTCGTCGGAAGGGGTTTGGCATGA
- a CDS encoding GNAT family N-acetyltransferase, with the protein MSVKLETSRLLLRTIGESHSAAVLDFVVRNRHFLAEWEPLRSPAYFTEEEQRRMLTNDTKAMEQGQLLKLWIFKRDEPERVIGCVSLSNIVGGAFQSCHLGYKMDQEENGKGFMTEAVKHISDYGFRVLKLHRIEANIMPRNAASLKVVEKLGFNDEGLARKYLKINGKWEDHIHMVLLNEELE; encoded by the coding sequence ATGAGCGTAAAACTGGAAACGTCCCGGCTGCTGTTGCGGACAATCGGTGAGTCCCATTCTGCCGCGGTGCTGGATTTCGTCGTCCGTAACCGGCATTTTCTTGCCGAATGGGAGCCGCTGCGATCGCCGGCCTATTTTACGGAAGAAGAGCAGCGCCGCATGCTGACGAATGACACGAAAGCCATGGAGCAGGGGCAGTTGCTGAAATTATGGATTTTCAAAAGGGACGAACCGGAGCGGGTCATCGGATGCGTCAGTTTGAGCAATATCGTCGGGGGCGCGTTCCAATCCTGCCATCTCGGTTACAAAATGGACCAAGAAGAGAACGGCAAGGGCTTCATGACCGAAGCGGTGAAGCACATTTCCGATTATGGTTTCCGGGTTTTGAAGCTCCACCGGATCGAAGCGAACATCATGCCGAGGAATGCCGCCTCGCTCAAAGTCGTCGAGAAGCTCGGATTCAACGATGAGGGCCTCGCTCGGAAATATCTCAAAATCAACGGCAAGTGGGAAGACCACATCCATATGGTTTTGTTGAACGAAGAGCTTGAATAG